One window of the Podospora pseudopauciseta strain CBS 411.78 chromosome 4, whole genome shotgun sequence genome contains the following:
- a CDS encoding hypothetical protein (EggNog:ENOG503P032; COG:U): protein MANNGTTTQALIGAFTFGSVVYAASAALVLYINGHGAAVFRDSQRLVLVLFLISSALWAAIDFATTLIDTTGSSMPCQIGVIFASIFDQLARFSIEQFLLWALNSNKGGKLSVVQLLPQILVLARFLAGAVFVGFTRPQTDDYCLATTSALPVGVAVLALDAIIIVLLIQKAYSSGGAAKTNSRSLTSVLLGLICWTAASIVMLLGITTIPSAARTALPAGGLLVLIVFITAGAMTLISSRKSDSGLPEAPSPRRINISRDISTADSEYPPSRFEDLKEANIRSSRSFVNPREVPNTKDETSAGFPFAMSVATQGVPAMPPPVSSEYVRQLERSASQKKGMWGDFGKRTSSTGGRPVIGKPVLQSNEDGNPLNKITVIDLQSAIMADKERRQTRIEEEGSLSVPHRSVVQSMHLTPEEGVKRAASMKRKEVASVSSRQSAFPGGLQADSSASTTSAQLSPASDETRRRSPRQPEPEEQRPWTPEKLTPAPQPARASQNDVRPVTVLLQANIPQPIQRPGIRPSRQLPPSPDTPPQETAKTPLQRRPTIGLPTNPRARGIQVGKEMGASSQHKTIMFINNIEYHDPVAVGSIMSRANTLPSKPAPTSKAPARVASVVNRPRPIPRKPDNIASPSHRRSKSASSLLGRKSILDATSGSPTQLPPLPPAPRSVGLPARPQPNNTKSMTFDEKMTLLFPAPPRSKSVRRRSSSVPELPRIPMSYLDTTSSTSEADNQTVSNRTTKTSVRTDSILEVDEIPRKESNVQATDETSKAWISAFEAGKQEDKRKSSPVIPAIRASAWTETTVDDLGTATNWSSMNSPEYAMPMAIMPAQGLPAAVRMPAKQVAEEPKEETRVVESRNSDDVPFMLDTSTFSKFGMRKSWLVDDEVTIPAPEEPEPEPVPEPVSAPKPAPQSQWHRRVGDECPAFSKDCLSKKGCRKTPPTPLSLRTPNKKAVIVHAEPSPLESPEHALQQIQAQLKKLEEPEVNADTPSQRLALLEMMEKEMGMQVDHWKEMKHDIGRDSLSSVQTSSPAVKRDSVASVANIVPETANTRVSIGSDRRASRIARLSKHSSMSKIEEQPSVRNSGSAQMSKWQKRLTEAQMEYMDARLLRESSVNFLQLTRAQLASPTPPESDASSINLPEEEEVPPVPELPAKCLEQTPEPSPEQPKAEWLWTPPSRSSAPAGLLWTAPIKVAETEVVLPSLSVRPMARKEPEPLQIHSTHLWRKPYTNTSRSTTGLWKPVWASAAPPAEPVKRVSQVAAPQPQKAPRPVTQRPPRRNKRVTLLPDIIENPEPLPNKRGTLGIFQFPWGEKSDTASVQARPPVLMAMPGTMASGAPVRSQQTELNEYSSSFFDDYDDDDDVVDGMNSDEDGSDDGFDETTLWEIASLLKVDNVPSRSSLVPSEDSVLGDYVEELESDDEDQSSREQSIVIGLAEPSELVVSRKRDSATLESDALTILNDAVYEPEPQVQKKPVSKPVARIGLPSNPRPAPPGPVAESQVPAAPASAPKQPQFPRHPIKSTQAETAVKQVSAGLWSPPVTLDKDSSRGGLFAVDSNRTVYRTTTEEPAAQYMSRSPRPAERKPLDSLVSTSLWTAQTEACKTERNWIQNKTVSAGLWTPPVTDRSSSRGGLFVVDPSRTVFRTTTEEPAAQYMSRSPRPADHKPLDKLASTSLWTVEAVVKTERNWIQSKPVSVVTGVWSPPVVCRSSSPQGLFTVDPSRTVYRTTTEEPAARSMSRSPRPVERKPLEQLKSTSLWTLEAVTKTERNWIQGQAKPKKTTRPEFSLADWRAALNEAVAASYPKVTRIAATAAEWDAALEEALALSYPAKFDSSVRHPVFAAKSLITRSEWFHPAATSYTYDVANVHPVFFGSLTITCPLESVHPAISSYAAKKLRRQASKAKRERSASSSTRSRRDTIQAQIEALEQERLFAQQFAQAEYRRRNTSISTPFPPPPPIPTEEPTMATTTFETVQDIQRRLSHRIRESLVISRQTTPEQTPVSTPARTHSRSKPSASRSHKSSRSKVPAVVPTKPAATLWAPPAAMAVIPSQQMWGLAKGVNTPTVDGAVEDAESAARRQKGRKTIQKKARKVEILGQIRAVKRGEDPFERFEGQGLWAAVPVVEKKSEVDWLHKVCVAKPVVEMKVGRERRRTSVSLVPIPERREVVSEEESWRAGHGRGESKGSKVVLRY, encoded by the exons ATGGCGAACAACGGTACCACTACGCAGGCCCTCATTGGGGCCTTTACCTT CGGAAGCGTGGTCTATGCTGCCTCGGCGGCTCTCGTTCTTTACATCAACGGCCATGGTGCTGCGGTATTCCGCGACAGCCAGAGGCTGGTCCTCGTATTATTTCTTATTTCTTCGGCCCTATGGGCTGCCATCGATTTTGCTACGACGCTCATCGATACCACAGGCTCATCGATGCCATGTCAAATCGGTGTTATTTTCGCTTCTATTTTCGACCAATTGGCGAGGTTCTCGATCGAACAGTTCTTGCTGTGGGCTTTGAATTCTAATAAGGGGGGCAAGCTTTCGGTGGTGCAGTTGCTACCCCAGATTCTCGTTTTGGCCCGGTTCCTCGCCGGTGCCGTGTTTGTCGGCTTCACTCGACCTCAGACCGACGACTATTGCCTCGCGACGACCTCGGCTCTCCCTGTCGGCGTTGCTGTGCTGGCTCTGGATGCTATCATCATTGTTCTTCTGATCCAGAAGGCCTATTCGAGTGGCGGTGCTGCGAAGACAAACTCCAGGTCTCTCACCTCAGTTTTGCTAGGTCTGATTTGCTGGACAGCTGCCAGCATTGTGATGTTGCtaggcatcaccaccatcccatctGCCGCTAGGACAGCTCTCCCTGCCGGCGGACTGTTGGTGCTGATCG TTTTCATTACGGCTGGCGCCATGACTTTGATCTCGTCTAGGAAATCCGACTCTGGGCTTCCCGAGGCCCCTTCACCGAGACGCATCAACATCAGCCGTGATATTTCGACCGCTGACTCGGAATATCCCCCAAGCCGGTTTGAGGATTTGAAGGAGGCCAACATCCGCTCATCGAGGAGCTTCGTCAACCCTAGAGAGGTGCCAAATACCAAGGATGAGACCAGTGCTGGGTTCCCCTTCGCCATGAGCGTCGCTACCCAAGGAGTACCAGCGATGCCGCCGCCCGTGAGCTCCGAATATGTCCGCCAGTTGGAGAGATCGGCTTCTCAGAAGAAGGGCATGTGGGGCGATTTTGGAAAAAGGACATCTTCCACAGGGGGAAGGCCAGTGATTGGCAAGCCAGTCCTCCAGTCTAACGAGGACGGTAACCCATTAAACAAGATCACGGTTATTGATCTTCAGTCGGCGATCATGGCGGATAAGGAGAGGAGACAGACCaggattgaggaggagggaagccTATCGGTACCGCACCGGTCCGTCGTGCAGTCGATGCATTTGACTCCCGAGGAGGGCGTCAAGCGGGCTGCCAGCATGAAGAGAAAGGAGGTGGCTTCAGTTTCGTCCCGTCAGAGTGCCTTCCCTGGAGGTCTGCAAGCCGACAGCTCTGCCTCCACGACCTCGGCCCAGCTTTCTCCTGCCAGTGATGAGACTCGTCGTAGATCACCACGCCAGCCAGAGCCAGAGGAGCAACGGCCCTGGACCCCTGAGAAGCTGACTCCTGCCCCTCAACCTGCGAGGGCATCCCAAAATGACGTTCGTCCAGTAACAGTGTTGCTGCAAGCCAACATCCCTCAGCCGATCCAAAGACCTGGCATCCGCCCGTCGCGACAGTTGCCTCCCTCGCCCGACACCCCTCCTCAGGAAACAGCCAAGACGCCGCTCCAGAGAAGACCCACGATTGGtctcccaaccaacccaagaGCTCGCGGCATCCAGGTTGGCAAGGAGATGGGTGCTTCGTCACAGCACAAGACCATCAtgttcatcaacaacatcgaGTATCACGACCcggttgctgttggaagTATCATGAGCAGGGCGAACACTCTGCCCTCGAAGCCAGCCCCAACTTCCAAGGCTCCGGCCAGGGTTGCTTCAGTCGTCAACCGTCCGCGACCTATCCCACGAAAGCCGGATAACATTGCTTCTCCCAGCCATCGCAGAAGCAAGTCTGCCAGCTCTCTTTTGGGAAGGAAGTCCATTTTGGATGCGACTTCTGGCAGCCCTACTCAGCTCCCCCCGCTCCCACCTGCTCCCAGAAGCGTGGGATTGCCTGCGAGGCcacaacccaacaacaccaagagcATGACCTTTGACGAGAAGATGactctcctcttccccgcCCCACCAAGGTCAAAGTCCGTTAGACGCAGATCCTCCTCAGTGCCCGAGCTCCCCAGAATTCCCATGTCCTACCTGGATACTACTTCCTCTACAAGTGAAGCCGACAATCAGACGGTGTCCAACCGCACCACCAAGACATCTGTACGGACTGATAGCATCCTCGAAGTGGACGAGATTCCGCGGAAAGAGTCAAATGTCCAAGCCACGGACGAAACAAGCAAGGCATGGATTAGTGCCTTTGAGGCTGGCAAGCAAGAAGACAAGCGCAAGTCTTCGCCAGTCATTCCTGCAATCCGAGCCTCAGCTTGGACCGAGACTACTGTGGACGATTTGGGAACAGCCACAAACTGGAGCTCCATGAATTCTCCCGAGTACGCCATGCCCATGGCCATCATGCCGGCTCAGGGTctccctgctgctgttcggATGCCTGCTAAGCAGGTTGCTGAAGAGCCCAAGGAGGAGACCAGGGTTGTCGAGTCTCGCAACAGCGATGACGTGCCTTTCATGCTCGACACGTCTACCTTTTCCAAGTTCGGTATGCGGAAATCCTGGCTCGTGGACGATGAAGTAACCATTCCGGCTCCCGAGGAGCCTGAGCCTGAACCAGTCCCTGAGCCTGTCTCTGCGCCCAAGCCTGCACCTCAGAGCCAGTGGCACAGGCGTGTTGGTGACGAGTGCCCTGCGTTTTCCAAGGACTGCTTGAGCAAGAAGGGATGCAGAAAGACACCCCCTACTCCCCTTTCGCTTCGCACCCCTAACAAGAAGGCCGTCATCGTTCACGCTGAGCCTTCCCCTCTGGAGTCGCCAGAACACGCTCTGCAACAGATTCAGGCCCagctcaagaagctggaggagcctGAAGTCAATGCTGACACGCCTTCTCAGCGTTTGGCCCTGCTCGAAATGATGGAAAAGGAAATGGGCATGCAGGTTGATCACTGGAAGGAGATGAAGCACGACATCGGTCGTGACTCTCTCTCGAGCGTCCAGACCAGCTCGCCCGCTGTCAAGCGTGACTCTGTCGCCAGCGTTGCCAACATTGTCCCCGAGACCGCCAACACCAGAGTGAGCATCGGATCTGACCGCAGGGCTTCCCGCATTGCTCGCCTGTCCAAGCACAGCAGCATGTCCAAGATTGAGGAGCAACCTTCGGTCCGCAACTCTGGCAGCGCTCAGATGAGCAAGTGGCAGAAGCGCTTGACTGAGGCGCAGATGGAGTACATGGACGCCCGTCTCCTCCGCGAGAGCAGCGTCAACTTCTTGCAGCTCACCAGAGCTCAGCTTGCGAGCCCAACTCCCCCGGAGTCTGACGCATCCTCCATCAATCTTccggaagaggaagaggttcCCCCTGTCCCAGAGCTCCCGGCGAAGTGCCTCGAGCAGACTCCCGAGCCCTCTCCGGAGCAGCCCAAGGCCGAGTGGCTCTGGACCCCGCCAAGCAGGTCTTCCGCCCCTGCTGGTCTTTTGTGGACTGCTCCCATCAAGGTTGCTGAGACCGAGGTTGTGCTCCCCAGCCTTTCTGTCCGCCCCATGGCCAGAAAGGAGCCGGAGCCCCTCCAGATTCACAGCACCCACCTCTGGCGCAAGCcttacaccaacaccagccgGTCCACCACCGGACTCTGGAAGCCCGTCTGGGCCTCAGCTGCTCCCCCAGCTGAGCCAGTCAAGCGTGTCTCACAGGTTGCGGCGCCTCAGCCCCAGAAGGCTCCTCGTCCGGTGACACAGCGCCCGCCTCGTCGCAACAAGCGCGTCACTCTTCTCCCTGATATCATCGAGAACCCCGAGCCCTTGCCTAATAAGAGGGGCACTCTCGGCATCTTCCAGTTCCCCTGGGGAGAAAAGTCCGACACGGCCTCCGTCCAGGCTCGCCCTCCTGTCTTGATGGCCATGCCTGGTACCATGGCCTCTGGTGCACCTGTCCGTTCCCAGCAGACTGAGCTCAACGAATACTCTTCTTCGTTCTTTGATGActacgatgacgacgatgacgtcGTTGACGGCATGAACTCTGATGAAGATGGTAGCGACGATGGCTTCGATGAGACCACCCTCTGGGAGATTGCCAGCCTACTCAAGGTTGACAACGTCCCCTCTAGAAGCAGTTTGGTTCCCTCTGAGGACTCTGTTTTGGGTGACTATGTTGAAGAGCTCGAGTCCGATGATGAGGACCAGTCTTCCCGCGAGCAATCCATTGTCATTGGCCTTGCTGAGCCCAGCGAGCTTGTTGTTAGCCGCAAGCGTGATTCTGCCACCCTCGAGAGCGATGCCCTTACGATCCTCAATGATGCCGTCTATGAGCCGGAGCCCCAAGTCCAGAAGAAGCCTGTGTCCAAGCCTGTTGCCAGGATTGGCCTGCCTTCCAACCCCCGCCCAGCTCCGCCCGGCCCCGTCGCCGAGTCGCAAGTGCCGGCTGCCCCGGCCTCGGCACCCAAGCAACCCCAGTTTCCTCGCCACCCCATCAAATCCACCCAGGCCGAGACCGCTGTCAAGCAGGTCTCTGCAGGTCTGTGGAGCCCACCCGTCACATTGGATAAAGATTCTTCGCGGGGTGGGTTGTTCGCCGTTGACTCGAACCGCACCGTATACCGCACTACCACCGAGGAGCCTGCTGCTCAGTACATGAGCCGCAGCCCCCGTCCGGCTGAGCGCAAGCCTCTCGACAGTTTGGTATCGACTTCCCTCTGGACTGCTCAGACCGAGGCTTGCAAGACCGAGCGCAACTGGATTCAGAACAAGACAGTCTCTGCTGGCTTGTGGACCCCACCTGTCACTGATAGATCTTCCTCGCGGGGAGGTCTGTTTGTGGTTGACCCCAGCCGCACTGTCTTCCGGACCACCACTGAGGAACCTGCTGCTCAGTACATGAGCAGAAGCCCTCGCCCGGCTGACCACAAGCCCCTCGACAAGCTTGCCTCGACCTCTCTTTGGACTGTTGAGGCTGTCGTCAAGACTGAGCGCAACTGGATTCAATCCAAGCCAGTGTCGGTTGTTACTGGTGTGTGGAGCCCGCCTGTCGTTTGCAGATCTTCTTCGCCTCAAGGTCTCTTTACCGTCGACCCCAGCCGTACCGTCTACCGCACCACCACTGAGGAGCCCGCTGCTCGTTCCATGAGCCGTAGCCCCCGTCCTGTTGAGCGCAAGCCACTTGAGCAGCTCAAGTCGACTTCTCTTTGGACCCTCGAGGCTGTCACCAAGACTGAACGCAACTGGATTCAGGGACAggccaagcccaagaagacCACCCGCCCTGAGTTCAGCCTTGCCGATTGGCGCGCCGCTTTGAACGAGGCTGTTGCCGCTAGCTACCCCAAGGTTACTCGCATcgctgccaccgccgccgagtGGGACGCCGCTCTTGAAGAGGCCCTCGCCCTTTCTTATCCTGCCAAGTTTGACTCCTCGGTCCGCCACCCCGTCTTCGCGGCCAAGAGTTTGATCACTCGCTCCGAGTGGTTCCACCCCGCCGCCACTAGTTATACCTACGACGTAGCCAACGTTCACCCCGTCTTCTTTGGCTCTCTGACCATCACCTGCCCTCTTGAGTCTGTCCACCCAGCTATCTCTTCCTACGCCGCTAAGAAGCTCCGTCGTCAGGCTTCCAAGGCCAAGCGTGAGCGTTCGGCCTCCTCATCTACCCGCAGCAGAAGGGACACGATCCAAGCCCAGATTGAAGCTTTGGAGCAAGAGAGGTTATTCGCCCAGCAGTTTGCCCAGGCTGAATACCGCCGCCGCaacacctccatctccacccccttcccaccacctccccccatcccaacagAGGAGCCCACCATGGCGACGACAACGTTTGAGACGGTGCAGGACATTCAGCGCCGGTTGAGCCATCGCATCCGCGAGTCCCTCGTTATTTCTCGCCAGACCACGCCTGAGCAAACCC